Below is a genomic region from Glaciihabitans sp. INWT7.
TCGAGCAGCGTGCCATCCGGATTGTTCTTGTTGAACTCCTTGGTCACCGCCACAAGCTCCTCGATGTTCTCGGCGCGAGCTTCGTCCTGGGGGTCGCGGGATGCCCGCAGCGCCTCGACGAGCCCCGTCTTGGTGATGAGGGCGGTGAGGATGTCGGCGACCGCTGCGGTGTCGGAGGTGAGCGCCACCTCGTCGAGGATCGCGCCGAGGCCGAGTATCGCTCCGGTGATCTTGGGCCCGAAGCCCATCTCGTCCGCGTGCCGAAGTGACTCGCGCAGGGTGATCCCGTGCGTCTCCGCGTAGCGCTGCAGGGTCGCCTCGGTGACGCCGCCGATGCCGCGTTTCGGGGTGTTGAGGATGCGACGCAGGGCCATCGGGTCCGCCGGGTTCGCGATGGCGATGAGGTAGCCGAAGGCATCCTTGATCTCGGCGCGTTCGTAGAACTTGGTTCCGCCGAGCACCCGATAGGGCAGGGCCGAGCGGATGAAGATCTCTTCCAGCGCTCTCGTCTGGGCGTTGGTGCGGTAGAAGACGGCGATGTCGCGGTACTCGATGTTGCCGGTGGAATGGAGCTCGGTGATCTCGTCCGCGATGAACTGGGCTTCGTCGTGCTGGCTGTAGCCGGTGAAGCCCACGATCTTGTCGCCGTCGCCGACGGTGGTGAAGAGCTTCTTGTCCTTGCGGTCGAAGTTGTTCGAGATCACCGCATTCGCCGCACTCAGGATGTTCTGTGTCGAGCGGTAGTTCTGCTCGAGCAACACCACCTTGGAGTTCGGGAAGTCGCGTTCGAACTCCACGATGTTGCGGATGTCGGCGCCGCGGAACGCGTAGATCGACTGGTCGGAGTCACCGACGACCGTGAGCGAGGCGGGCTCGAGGTATTTCGTGGGGTTGCTGAGCAGCGAGCCGTCGAATCCCGTCGCACCACCGAGCAGGTCGGTGCGCGGCGGCTGGGTGAGCTCCCGGATCAGCGAATACTGCGCGTGGTTCGTGTCCTGATACTCATCGACCAGGATGTGCCGGAAGCGCCGCTGGTAGAGCGCGGCCACCTGCGGGAAGGCCCGGAACAGGTAGACGGTCTGGCCGATGAGGTCGTCGAAGTCGAAGGCGTTGGCGCTCTGCAGGCTGCGCGTGTACTCGCGGAAGATGTCGAGGAACACCCTCTCCTGCGGGTCATTGAAGTTCGCCCCGCGCGCGTAGGACTCCACGTCGTTCAGCTCGTTCTTGAGCTTGGAGATCTTGCCAGCAACGCTCGAGACGGTGAAACCGAAGGTGTCGGCATCCAGGTCCTTGATGATCCGCTTGATCAGCGCACGGGAGTCCGCGGAGTCGTAGATCGTGAAGTTCTTTCCGAAACCGAAGTGCTCGGCCTCCCGGCGCAGGATGCGCACGCAGGCGGAGTGGAAGGTTGAGATCCACATGCCCTGGGACGCCTGCCCCAGTATGGCCTCGACGCGCTCGCGCATCTCGGCGGCGGCCTTGTTGGTGAAGGTGATCGCGAGGATCTGAGACGGCCAGGCATCCTGGCTCTCGATCAGGCTCGCGACCCGCCGGGTCAGCACGCTGGTCTTGCCGGACCCGGCGCCCGCGACGATGAGCAGTGCATGGCCGCGATACTCGACGGCTTCGCGCTGCTGCGGATTGAGTCCGGCGAGCAGAGGCGACTCTCTCGGCTCGGAACGCGAGGACTCGGCCGGATCCAGGATGAAGGTCATAACCGACCCAATTGTAGGGCGAGGCACCGACGGTTCTGCGAAAGTGCTGATGGGCCAGGGGCTCGATCGGGATCGCCTTTACTCTGAGACCGAGCCCCTTGGAGAGAACAGTGCCCGCATCCCCCGTCGATCGTGACTTCGACGTCGTCGTCATCGGAGCCGGGCCCGCCGGCACTGCCGCCGCCCTGCGCGCCGCCGAACTCGGAGCGCGCGTCGCCGTGCTCGAATCGGATCGCACCGGCGGCACCTGCGTGAACACCGGCTGCGTTCCCACCCGGGTTCTCGCCCGGACCGCCCGCATCACCCGCGAGATGCGCACCGCCGGGTCGTGGGGAATCATCCTCACCGAACAGTCTCTCGACTGGCCGGAGACCGTCGCCCGGGTGACGCGCACGGTAGACCGGGTGCGCTCGATCAAAGCCGAGGCCGATCGATTTGCTGCCGCCGGGATCGAGCTGATCCTCGAGGGTCGCGCGCGATTCTCCGACGCCAACACCCTTGTGCTCGACAGCGGTCGCGTGGTCACCGCCGACTCGGTCATCATCTGCGTCGGCGGGCACTCTCGCCGGCTGCCGATTCCCGGGGCTCACCTCGCGACGGTTCCGGAAGACATCCTCTCCCTGCCGGAGTTGCCCGCTCGCCTCGCCGTGATCGGGGCGGGCAACACCGGGGCGCAGCTCGTGACGGTTTTCAATTCCTTCGGCAGCGCCGTCACCGTGTTGGATGTCGCGCCCCGCCTTCTCATGGCGTCGGACGCCGCGATCGCCGAGGCCGTGAGCGAGGCCTTCGTTCAGCAGGGCGTGTCCGTGCGCACCGGTGTCGACGGGGTGGACGGCCTCTCACGGGCTGCCGATGGCTCGATCAGCCTGAGCTGGCGAGAGGGTGGTGCTGAGACATCCGCCGAATTCGATGCCGTGATCATGGCGACCGGCTGGCCCGCGGATGTGGATGACCTCAGTCTCGAGCACGCGGGGATCACCCCGGCCCGATCAGCGATTCCCGTCGACCAGTACTTCCGCACGGCCGTGCCGCACATCTTCGCCGTGGGAGATGCGAACGGACGGGACATGCTCGTGCAGGCCGCACACTTCGAGGGTGAGGCCGCTGCGGAGAACGCGGTGCTCGACGCGAATCGACGCACCCCGCATCACCTCCTGCCCGCGGGCGGCTTCACCGACCCGGACTATGCCGGAGTGGGACTCACCGAGGCCGTGGCGCGCGAGCGCGATCCGCACTGTGTAGTCGCCCGAGTCGATTACTCCACGCTCGACCGGGCCGTGATCGACGACCGGGAGCGCGGATTCCTCATGCTCATCTCCGATCGCCGTCGCGAGCTGATTCTCGGTGCGCACGCCGTCGGCGAGAACGCGATCGAGGTGGTGCAGTCGGTCACCACAGCGATGGCGGCCGGCATCGACGTAGCGACCCTCGCGAACGTCAAGTTCGCCTATCCCACCTACAGTGCGGTGATCGGGCTGGCCGCGAGGGCACTGCTGACGGAGCGGAAAGAGCCGGTTCCCCCGCTTCAGTGAGGCGTGAGGCCGGTCCAGTTGAGCGGCGGCTGGCCATTCGGGGTGGGTGCCCCCGGGTTGTCGAAACGGGTGTTGGCTCGGCCGGAGGAGGACTGCGGATCACCGGTGCCCGCTCGCCGCTGGGTCTGGATGCCGACCACGACGAGGGCGATGCCCGACACGAGCGCCACGATACCTACCGCGACGTCGATCGTTCCGACGGTGGAATCGATCGTGGCTGCGGCGAGCGCGATGATCGACTGCGGCACGAGCCACCAGGATCCGATGACCGCAAGCACGCCGAGCGCGATCAGAAGCCCACCGTTGCGCCGGCCGCGAAGCCGGAGCTCGTCCTGCTGCAGCGCACGTTCGGTGAGGTCGACAGTGTCCATATCGTGAGAGTAGTTCGTCTGTCACCGGGTGTCGAGGATTTCGACACCGCCGCCGGCCTACTAGATGACTAACGCGGATCTCGCCGCGATCGCGAGATCGGGCTGGTCGGTGAAAACCCCGTCGACCCCCATTCCCATCAACTCGAGGAATTCGGTCTTCCAGTCACCGAACCGGCTCGCGGATGTGCCGTTCCTCAGTGCCTTCGCGAGAAATTTGTTCTCCGCGCGGAGCGTCCAACAGAACACGGTGAGTCCTGCGGCGTGGGCGCGCGCGACGAGTTCGGCGCCGACGGGTGAGCCCGAGGCATCCGTGTGCTGCAGCAGATGCTTGTCGAAGCTGATGCCGTCTGCGCCCACAGCCAGTGCCGCCAGGCCGTCGACGGTGAGGTAGGAGGAGAAGGGACGAGCGTCGTCGCCGTACCGGGCGACCTGGTCGGCGGGGGCACCCTCGACGTCGACGAGGAACACATAGCGCGCCCGCACTCCCCGGTCGCGGATCTGCCCGAGCACGGTCTCTTCGAAGCTCTCGACCGTGAGCCTGTCGTCGTCGGCCCAGCCCGCTGCGGCGAGCTCCCTGCCGAAGAGTTCGTCGAGGGGCAGGCCGATCGACGCGAAATAGCTGGCGTGCTTGATCTCCGCGACCATGCCGATTCGCGCGCCGCGAGCGCTCAGCGGTGCCGCATCGAGCAGCACAATCAGGTCGACGAGCCTCAGGATGCGCTCATCCGAGTACTGGGCGTTGTGGGGCCGCACCTTGGCAAGCCGCTCCCGCGCGTGCAGCGTTGCAAGTTCAGCCCAGGTGAAGTCCTCGGTGAACCATCCGGTGAGACTCACCCCGTCGATGTCTCGTGTCGTGCGACGGTCGGCGAACTCGGGATGCGAGTCAACATCAGTCGTGCCAGAGATCTCGTTCTCGTGGCGGATCACGAGCACGCGGTCCTTGGTCGCGACCAGATCGGGCTCCACGGCATCCACCCCCTGTGCGAAGGCGAGCTCATAGGCAGAACGGGTGTGTTCGGGCCGGTAGCCACTCGCTCCACGATGACCGATCACGAGGGGGCCGGGGGCAATAGTCACAGCGCCAACGCTACGGGATGCCGCTGGCGCGCTCGGCGGAGTTGCTACTCTCGTGGCCATGGGGAAATGCGCGAACTGTGGGACGACGCTCGATCCGAGTTGGAAGTTCTGCATCGCGTGCGGGGAGCCCGTCGCGGCCGCCGAGGAGACCGCCGCGGAGGGTGGCACTGCCGCCCAGCCGCGCGAGCCGATCCCCTCGGCCATCCGTCCCGACGAGCCGGACGAACCGATGCCCCGCAAGCGAATGGATGCGGCCGTCATCTTCGGAGTGGCCATGGCCCTCGGTGGCGGTGTGCTGATCATCCTCGTGGCGATCGCCGTCTTCAGCCCCCGGGTCTGAGCCGATGGTGACGGGTCCCGGCTGGCAGGAACCGACCGCACGAATCCCCCTGCGCTGGGGCAGCTACCGCGTGCGCTATCCCGGTGCCCTCGCGCTCATCCTGGCCGGCGCCCTCGTGCTGCAGGCCGGGTCCGCCTATGCCGACTATCTGATCGTCCTCGGCGCCGGAGCACACATCGCCGGCTGGCTGATCCTTCCCGCACGGGGTGCCCGACGGGCGGCCGTCGCGGTGCCGAGTGCGCTTCTCGTCGGTTCCCTGCTGATCGGATCGGTGGCCGCGGTGCTTCTCGTCGGATCACTCGCCTTCTGGCTGTTGCTGCGGGAGCGCCCCGGGCGCAGCTATCTCGCGACGCTTCTTCCGCTGGCCAGCGGTCTCCTCCTCGCGCAGCTCTATCCGCAGTACGGGGACGGGGCGATCGTGGTGGCCGTCTCTCTGGTGGTGATCGTGGCATCCGCCTGGATCGCGCGCGGTATCGCCGTGCGCACAACGCAGGGCCGATAGCGGGGCAATCCCCAGCATTTCGGATGCCTCGGCCGATAAACTCATAGCTATGGCTTCCTCGAACCCGGCATTTAACCGTTCCCCCGCT
It encodes:
- a CDS encoding ATP-dependent helicase; the encoded protein is MTFILDPAESSRSEPRESPLLAGLNPQQREAVEYRGHALLIVAGAGSGKTSVLTRRVASLIESQDAWPSQILAITFTNKAAAEMRERVEAILGQASQGMWISTFHSACVRILRREAEHFGFGKNFTIYDSADSRALIKRIIKDLDADTFGFTVSSVAGKISKLKNELNDVESYARGANFNDPQERVFLDIFREYTRSLQSANAFDFDDLIGQTVYLFRAFPQVAALYQRRFRHILVDEYQDTNHAQYSLIRELTQPPRTDLLGGATGFDGSLLSNPTKYLEPASLTVVGDSDQSIYAFRGADIRNIVEFERDFPNSKVVLLEQNYRSTQNILSAANAVISNNFDRKDKKLFTTVGDGDKIVGFTGYSQHDEAQFIADEITELHSTGNIEYRDIAVFYRTNAQTRALEEIFIRSALPYRVLGGTKFYERAEIKDAFGYLIAIANPADPMALRRILNTPKRGIGGVTEATLQRYAETHGITLRESLRHADEMGFGPKITGAILGLGAILDEVALTSDTAAVADILTALITKTGLVEALRASRDPQDEARAENIEELVAVTKEFNKNNPDGTLLDFLTETSLVAAADDIDDSSGTVSLMTLHTAKGLEYEAVFLTGIEEDLLPHRMSANEPGGPAEERRLFYVGITRARRKLYLSLAMTRAQFGEVSVAMPSRYLQEIPPELIDWRQSPGMATSRGGTQPRALNARRGGFGAEDAPALGSGYVASSGPGATALARAARAERAAQPKTQWANRVTNVVRDNGDLTLAAGDRIRHIDFGDGRVTGVTGIGPKSIAEVQFDTAGRKRLLIKLAPIEKL
- a CDS encoding zinc-ribbon domain-containing protein, with amino-acid sequence MGKCANCGTTLDPSWKFCIACGEPVAAAEETAAEGGTAAQPREPIPSAIRPDEPDEPMPRKRMDAAVIFGVAMALGGGVLIILVAIAVFSPRV
- a CDS encoding NAD(P)/FAD-dependent oxidoreductase, which codes for MPASPVDRDFDVVVIGAGPAGTAAALRAAELGARVAVLESDRTGGTCVNTGCVPTRVLARTARITREMRTAGSWGIILTEQSLDWPETVARVTRTVDRVRSIKAEADRFAAAGIELILEGRARFSDANTLVLDSGRVVTADSVIICVGGHSRRLPIPGAHLATVPEDILSLPELPARLAVIGAGNTGAQLVTVFNSFGSAVTVLDVAPRLLMASDAAIAEAVSEAFVQQGVSVRTGVDGVDGLSRAADGSISLSWREGGAETSAEFDAVIMATGWPADVDDLSLEHAGITPARSAIPVDQYFRTAVPHIFAVGDANGRDMLVQAAHFEGEAAAENAVLDANRRTPHHLLPAGGFTDPDYAGVGLTEAVARERDPHCVVARVDYSTLDRAVIDDRERGFLMLISDRRRELILGAHAVGENAIEVVQSVTTAMAAGIDVATLANVKFAYPTYSAVIGLAARALLTERKEPVPPLQ
- a CDS encoding glycerophosphodiester phosphodiesterase family protein; the encoded protein is MTIAPGPLVIGHRGASGYRPEHTRSAYELAFAQGVDAVEPDLVATKDRVLVIRHENEISGTTDVDSHPEFADRRTTRDIDGVSLTGWFTEDFTWAELATLHARERLAKVRPHNAQYSDERILRLVDLIVLLDAAPLSARGARIGMVAEIKHASYFASIGLPLDELFGRELAAAGWADDDRLTVESFEETVLGQIRDRGVRARYVFLVDVEGAPADQVARYGDDARPFSSYLTVDGLAALAVGADGISFDKHLLQHTDASGSPVGAELVARAHAAGLTVFCWTLRAENKFLAKALRNGTSASRFGDWKTEFLELMGMGVDGVFTDQPDLAIAARSALVI